The Photobacterium sanguinicancri genome includes the window ACTTCAACCTCACTGAAATAGCGAGATTCTTTCATGGGCTGCCACTCTGTACCTGTTAGCTCAAGAAACTGATAACGGTGGCGCTCAATGCGAATACCGAAATCCGTTCCGTTAAGCAGTGCATCTTCACCAAGAAGCTGCACTAGTTGAAAGAAACGCGCCGCCTCTTCTTTCGCCTTATCATCATGACGCTCAGGGAGAGTCGCAATCACGGCCACAGCACTGCTTGCTAACAGCACCAGTACCAACATGATTTCAATCAGCGTAAAGCCCGCAGCACGTTTCATCATCATTCTTTTACCAACATCGCTCAGACTTAAAAGTCCAGCATGTTCCAGTTACCGATGTCAGTATTCACTTCTTCACCGCCTTCTTGACCATCAGCACCTAAGCTGAAGATATCAACCGCGCCATGCTCACCTGGCATCACGTAATTGTACTCATTGCCCCAAGGGTCATTAGGTAGTCGCTTGATGTAACCGCCGTTACGGTAGTTACGCGGCTCTGGACTTGAAGACGGCTTAGACACTAACGCATCAAGACCTTGGTCTGTCGTTGGGTAAACACTGTTATCCAACTTATACATATCCAATGCTTGCTCTAAAGCACTAATATCCGTTACCACTTTCTGTTGGTCGGCTTTTTCTTTGTTACCTAGTAAGTTAGGTACGACTAAACTTGCCAGCACCCCTAGGATCACAATCACGACCATAACTTCGAGCAGCGTAAAGCCACGTTGTTTGCGTTGCATTAACTTAACCTCCAAAAGAATTACATTCCGACCATATTATTGAGTTCAATGATCGGCATTAAAGTAGCGATAACGATGAACATGACAATGCCTGCCATCGCTACAATTAATAGGGGTTCAAATACCCCTAGCGCCATATTGACGAGGGATTCAAAGTCACGGTCTTGGTTATCCGCCGACCGTGTGAGCATCTGTTCTAACTCACCACTGCGCTCACCACTGGCAATCATGTGTAACATCATGGGTGGGAATAGCTTGGTTTGCTCAAGGGCGATACGTAACGTTGACCCTTCACGCACTTTGTCTGACGCCTCCAGAATTTGTTGATTAACCCAAGTATTGGTCATCACATCAGAAGCCACCTTCATTCCGTCCAGCAATGGAATGGCGCTAGAGGTACAAATAGACAAGGTACGCGCAAAACGAGAGGTGTTTAACCCACGAGCCACTTTTCCTATCACCGGGATATTCAGTACCCAGCGATCCCAGCGTAATCTGAAATCAGGCCTCTTCAATGCGGTTTTAATACCCATAACGATGGCAATGATGACAATCACCACCACGATGCCCCAATTCTGCACAAAGTCACTGGCAACAAGTAAGACTTCGGTAATACCCGGTAACTGCTGACCCATCTGCACAAATTGATCGACAATTTTCGGAACCACTGTCGCCAACAAGAAAGCCACCACAGACACGGCCACCAACGTTAGCATGGTAGGGTAAATCATCGCTTGTTGTAGCTTACTGCGCATTTGCTGACGATTTTCAGTGTAATCCGCCAAGCGATTCAACACCGTATCGAGGTGCCCTGATTTTTCACCTGCCGCCACCATGGCACGGAATAACTGATCAAACACATGCGGGTATTCCGCCATACTGTCAGATAAGGTGTAACCTTCAACAACACGCGAACGCACCGCTAATAGCATATTCTTCAATCGTGGCTTTTCACTTTGCTCTGCCACCGCTTTTAAACACTCTTCTAGCGGCATCCCCGCTTGTACTAAAGTGGCTAACTGGCGGGTGATCAGAGACAAGTCATGCGTGCTAATACCACGGCGAAAAGAAAAACTACTGCTCGCTTTTTTCTTTTCTCGCTCATTGGTTTGCACCACTTCGGTGGCCATCAAACCTTTTTCACGCAATTGCTGGCGTACTTGGCGGGCATTATCCCCTTCCAAGACCCCTTTTTTCTGTCGGCCCTTAGTATCAAGCGCTTTATATTCAAATGCCGCCATTAGCTTTCCTTGGTTACTCGCATGACTTCTTCAAGCGTAGTAATTCCTAGGCGTACTTTCGATAGGCCATCATCACGAATGCTTGGCGTGTATTCTCGTACTGCACGTTCAATCGCTTGTTCACCGGCTTCACCGTGAATAAGTTCTTGTACTCGATCATCAATTAATAATAATTCATGAATACCTGTACGCCCTCGGTAACCTTTATTATTACAGTGCTCACAACCAACAGGGTGGTACAGGGTTAATGATTCCTGCTCTGGCACATTAAACAGCTTTTTCTGTTCCGCATTCGCTTCGTACGGGTCACGACACTCCTTGCACAAGGTACGCACTAAACGTTGCGCTAACACGCCCAATAGCGACGATGACACTAAGAATGGTTCAATCCCCATATCGCGTAAGCGGGTGATTGCACCTACCGCCGTGTTGGTGTGCAACGTAGACATCACCATATGGCCCGTTAACGATGCCTGAACGGCAATTGCGGCAGTTTCTAAGTCTCGAACCTCACCAATCATCACCACATCAGGATCTTGACGCAAGATGGCACGAAGCCCCCGAGCAAAAGTCATATCGACTTTGGTATTCACTTGGGTTTGACCAATCCCATCGATATCAAATTCAATCGGGTCTTCCACCGTCAGAATATTGCGCTCTTGGCTGTTAAGCTCTTGCAAGCCTGCGTATAAGGTCGTGGATTTACCCGAACCTGTAGGGCCTGTTACCAAGATAATGCCATGCGGCCGATCGATGATTTTACGGAAATTAGCATGGTTAGCAGCGGTCATACCCAAGCTATGTAAATCAAGGCGGGTCGCATTCTTGTCCAATAGACGTAATACCACGCGCTCGCCATGAGACGACGGCATAGTCGAAACTCGGACATCCACGGCTCGGCCACCGATACGCAGAGAGATACGACCATCTTGTGGTACGCGTTTTTCAGCGATATCAAGTTTCGCCATAACCTTGATCCGCGAAACAAGTAGCGGTGCCAGTTTACGGCTTGGCTGTAGTACCTCACGTAACACGCCATCAATCCGAAAACGGATCGACAGCACTTTTTCAAAGGTTTCGATATGAATATCTGACGCAGCTTCTTTGATGGCTTCCGCTAACATGGCATTGATCAATTTAATGATCGGCGCATCATCTTCGGATTCAAGCAAATCTTCAGTTTCAGGTAAATCTTCTGCTAATGAGAAGAAATCATCATCAGAGCCTAAATCTTCCATCAATTGACGCGCTTCTGAAGAGTCACGTTGGTACGCTTCTGTCAGCTTCAATTCAAAGGCTTTCGCATCCAGTGCTACGGGAGTAAACCCCCGCGCAGCAACACGGCGCACTTCAGCCAACACAGTGGCAGATAGCGTGCCTGAATACAGTAATAGCCAACCTTCTTCACTCGCTTCAAGCACCACTTTATGGCGCTTAGCAAACGAAAAAGGTAAACGAAAGTACGGCTGCGTATCAGCAGCAAAGGTACTCATTACTGCTTCTCCAACTGCGCCACAAATGCACGTACTTCAGCAGGCAAAGCAATGTCTTCGCCATATTTTGGTATCACTGGAATTTGTGTATTCGGCATCAACTTCAAGCCTTGATCGGCTTTATACAGTTGCTCTGCTCGGATGTAGTTGTATTTACGTTGAGTAATACCATCAGCGGTCACACCATCACGGATAATGGTTGGTTTAATAAAGACCATCAAATTGGTTTTACTGGTGGTGGTATTGGTCGATTTGAACAAATACCCTAAGACAGGAATATCGCCCAAGATTGGAATTTTTGATTCACTCTCTTTGGTCTCTTCGTTAATCAAACCGCCTAAAGCAAGCATCTGACCATCTTGTACCAACACCGAGGTATTCAGCTGACGCTTAGCAAAACGGACATCGACTGCGCCATTAGCACCTAAGACACTCGAGACTTCTTGCTCGATTTTCAGTTGAACCGAATCACCTTCGTTGATCTGTGGCGTCACGTTCAGTTTGACACCCACTTCTTTACGTTCGATGGTTTGGAATGGGTTGTCATTATTCGAACTTGAAGCGGAGCCCGTAACAACAGGCACTTCCTCACCAACAATGAATGACGCTTCGCCGTTATCCATCACGGTAATACTCGGGCTAGATAGAATGTTTGAGTTACTGTCGGTTGATACCGCATTGACCAACATAGTCCAGTCACCCAATACAATCCCCATCATGGCACCATTAACACCACCAAGAGCTTTACCCAAGGTGCTGTAGTCACCGTTTTTATCTGGTGTCGTGGTTGTAACTGTACCCGTAGAGTTAACCGTGGTGGTGGTTGACCCTTTGATATCTTCGGCTTCTTTCAAACCAATCGCGTATTGTGAAATCGGTACGCCAGAGTTAGCAAATTGCACCACGCCACCTTGCTCAGACCCCCATTGCACACCGAAGTTAACACCGTCACCTTCTGAGATTTCAACAATCATGGCTTCAATCAGTACCTGAGCACGACGAATATCCAGCTGAGCGATCACATTCTCTAGGGCACGCATCACATCAGGCGGCGCGGTCAGAACTAAGGCATTGGTATCCGCATGAGCAGATATCATCACTGTATCTTTACTTGATGACGAACCGCCTTTCGCACTGTTACCTTTTTTTTCTGACTGGATATTGTCAGATACACCTTTAAGTACATCGACCATCTCTTCTGCATTGGCATATTTTAAATACACCACGCGGTTATTACCCGATGAGGCCATCTCTTTATCAAGCTGACGGATCAAGCGCTTTAAGCGCGCGCGTACTTTAGGGTCACCAGATAAAAGGACTGAGTTGGTTCTATCATCTGCCACTAATTTAGGCTGAAGAAAACTTGGGGTGGCTTTAGCGTCGGCCGTTTTATTTAACGCTTCAACAATACGCACCATTTCAGCAGCAGAAGCATTATTGAGTTCCACTACATCGATATCTTTATCACCTGC containing:
- the gspG gene encoding type II secretion system major pseudopilin GspG; amino-acid sequence: MQRKQRGFTLLEVMVVIVILGVLASLVVPNLLGNKEKADQQKVVTDISALEQALDMYKLDNSVYPTTDQGLDALVSKPSSSPEPRNYRNGGYIKRLPNDPWGNEYNYVMPGEHGAVDIFSLGADGQEGGEEVNTDIGNWNMLDF
- the gspF gene encoding type II secretion system inner membrane protein GspF, with product MAAFEYKALDTKGRQKKGVLEGDNARQVRQQLREKGLMATEVVQTNEREKKKASSSFSFRRGISTHDLSLITRQLATLVQAGMPLEECLKAVAEQSEKPRLKNMLLAVRSRVVEGYTLSDSMAEYPHVFDQLFRAMVAAGEKSGHLDTVLNRLADYTENRQQMRSKLQQAMIYPTMLTLVAVSVVAFLLATVVPKIVDQFVQMGQQLPGITEVLLVASDFVQNWGIVVVIVIIAIVMGIKTALKRPDFRLRWDRWVLNIPVIGKVARGLNTSRFARTLSICTSSAIPLLDGMKVASDVMTNTWVNQQILEASDKVREGSTLRIALEQTKLFPPMMLHMIASGERSGELEQMLTRSADNQDRDFESLVNMALGVFEPLLIVAMAGIVMFIVIATLMPIIELNNMVGM
- the gspE gene encoding type II secretion system ATPase GspE: MSTFAADTQPYFRLPFSFAKRHKVVLEASEEGWLLLYSGTLSATVLAEVRRVAARGFTPVALDAKAFELKLTEAYQRDSSEARQLMEDLGSDDDFFSLAEDLPETEDLLESEDDAPIIKLINAMLAEAIKEAASDIHIETFEKVLSIRFRIDGVLREVLQPSRKLAPLLVSRIKVMAKLDIAEKRVPQDGRISLRIGGRAVDVRVSTMPSSHGERVVLRLLDKNATRLDLHSLGMTAANHANFRKIIDRPHGIILVTGPTGSGKSTTLYAGLQELNSQERNILTVEDPIEFDIDGIGQTQVNTKVDMTFARGLRAILRQDPDVVMIGEVRDLETAAIAVQASLTGHMVMSTLHTNTAVGAITRLRDMGIEPFLVSSSLLGVLAQRLVRTLCKECRDPYEANAEQKKLFNVPEQESLTLYHPVGCEHCNNKGYRGRTGIHELLLIDDRVQELIHGEAGEQAIERAVREYTPSIRDDGLSKVRLGITTLEEVMRVTKES
- the gspD gene encoding type II secretion system secretin GspD, which gives rise to MKRWMNKRAWLLLGSLLCGTVSASEFSASFKGTDIQEFINIVGRNLEKTIIVDPAVRGQVNVRSYDLLNDEQYYQFFLNVLEVYGFAVVEMENGVLKVIRDKDAKISAIPVVDGKDGVTGDAVVTRVIAVRNVSVRELSPLLRQLNDNAGAGNVVHYDPANIIMITGRAAVVNRLAEIIERVDRAGDKDIDVVELNNASAAEMVRIVEALNKTADAKATPSFLQPKLVADDRTNSVLLSGDPKVRARLKRLIRQLDKEMASSGNNRVVYLKYANAEEMVDVLKGVSDNIQSEKKGNSAKGGSSSSKDTVMISAHADTNALVLTAPPDVMRALENVIAQLDIRRAQVLIEAMIVEISEGDGVNFGVQWGSEQGGVVQFANSGVPISQYAIGLKEAEDIKGSTTTTVNSTGTVTTTTPDKNGDYSTLGKALGGVNGAMMGIVLGDWTMLVNAVSTDSNSNILSSPSITVMDNGEASFIVGEEVPVVTGSASSSNNDNPFQTIERKEVGVKLNVTPQINEGDSVQLKIEQEVSSVLGANGAVDVRFAKRQLNTSVLVQDGQMLALGGLINEETKESESKIPILGDIPVLGYLFKSTNTTTSKTNLMVFIKPTIIRDGVTADGITQRKYNYIRAEQLYKADQGLKLMPNTQIPVIPKYGEDIALPAEVRAFVAQLEKQ